The following coding sequences lie in one Sorghum bicolor cultivar BTx623 chromosome 6, Sorghum_bicolor_NCBIv3, whole genome shotgun sequence genomic window:
- the LOC8055455 gene encoding UPF0235 protein C15orf40 homolog, producing the protein MAPGKRGKAKGAAPPPATPAAATTAGAGGFPGCLRLMPPSTVAISIHAKPGSKVATITEIGDEAVGVQIDAPARDGEANAALVDFISSVLGVKKREVSIGSGSKSREKVVLVQDATLEGVYDALKKSCNCA; encoded by the exons ATGGCTCCGGGGAAGCGAGGCAAGGCCAAaggggcggcgccgccgccggcgacacCCGCCGCAGCCACGACTGCCGGAGCTGGAGGGTTCCCGGGCTGCCTCCGCCTGATGCCGCCGTCGACCGTGGCCATATCCATCCACGCCAAGCCCGGCTCCAAGGTCGCCACCATCACAG AGATCGGGGACGAGGCGGTGGGCGTGCAGATCGACGCGCCGGCGAGGGATGGCGAGGCCAACGCCGCGCTTGTCGACTTTATCAGCTCG GTACTTGGGGTGAAGAAAAGAGAAGTATCTATAGGCTCTGGTTCCAAATCGAGGGAAAAGGTTGTACTAGTACAAGATGCGACTCTTGAAGGTGTCTATGATGCTTTGAAGAAGTCTTGTAATTGTGCCTGA
- the LOC110436377 gene encoding putative pentatricopeptide repeat-containing protein At3g15130 yields MERRKMIADLLRASAKGSSLRGGVQLHGALTKLGFGSDTMLGNNLIDMYAKCGELDMAGEVFGGMRDRNVVSWTALMVGFLQHGDATGCLRLLGEMRAASEAAPNEYTLSASLKACCVTEDMGAGVGIHGLCVRTGYEEHYVVASSLVLLYSKGGRIGDARRVFDCAGLGRGLATWNAMISGYAHAGHGRDALLVFREMRRRRRRHEDQHQPDEFTFASLLKACGGLGAPREGAQVHAAMAASGFSTASNAILAGALVDMYVKCGRLPVAMQVFERLERKNAIQWTTVVVGHAQEGQVMEALELFRRFWRSGARADAHVLSSIVGVLADFALVEQGRQVHCYGVKSPAGTDVSAGNSIVDMYLKCGLPDEAERMFREIPARNVVSWTTMINGLGKHGLGREAVAMFEEMRAGGVEPDEVTYLALLSACSHAGLVDECRRYFSCIRRDRTVRPKAEHYACMVDLLGRAGELREARDLIRTMPMEPTVGVWQTLLSACRVHKDVAVGREAGDVLLAIDGDNPVNYVTLSNVFAEAGAWRECHKVRDAMRRRGLKKQGGCSWVEIGKEVHFFYGGGDEEAHPQAGDIRRVLRDVETRVREQLGYCADDVQFALHDVDEESRAESLRAHSERLAVGLWLLRNGVDGGGGGHRQPIRVYKNLRVCGDCHEFFKGLSAVVRRALVVRDANRFHRFEHGTCSCKDYW; encoded by the coding sequence ATGGAGCGTCGGAAGATGATCGCCGACCTCCTCAGGGCAAGCGCGAAAGGCTCGTCGCTCCGCGGCGGCGTCCAGCTGCACGGCGCCCTGACAAAGCTGGGGTTCGGATCGGACACCATGCTGGGCAACAACCTGATCGACATGTACGCCAAGTGCGGGGAGCTGGACATGGCAGGCGAGGTGTTCGGTGGAATGCGCGACAGGAACGTGGTCTCCTGGACGGCCCTCATGGTGGGCTTCCTGCAGCACGGCGACGCCACGGGGTGCCTCAGGCTACTCGGCGAGATGCGGGCCGCCTCCGAGGCGGCGCCGAACGAGTACACGCTCTCCGCGAGCCTCAAGGCCTGCTGCGTCACCGAAGACATGGGCGCCGGCGTCGGGATCCACGGGCTCTGCGTCCGGACAGGGTACGAGGAGCACTATGTCGTCGCCAGCTCGCTGGTGCTCCTCTACTCCAAGGGTGGGAGGATCGGCGACGCACGGCGAGTTTTCGACTGCGCCGGGCTTGGGAGGGGCCTCGCCACCTGGAACGCCATGATCTCCGGGTACGCGCACGCCGGCCACGGCAGGGACGCGCTGCTCGTGTTCAGGGagatgcggcggcggcggcggcgacatgAGGATCAGCATCAGCCCGACGAGTTCACTTTTGCCAGCCTGCTCAAAGCCTGCGGCGGTCTTGGCGCGCCACGCGAGGGCGCGCAGGTTCACGCGGCCATGGCGGCTAGCGGGTTCTCGACGGCGTCCAACGCTATCCTCGCCGGCGCGCTGGTCGACATGTACGTCAAGTGCGGGCGCCTGCCGGTAGCGATGCAAGTGTTCGAGAGGCTGGAGCGGAAGAACGCCATCCAGTGGACGACGGTGGTCGTCGGCCACGCTCAGGAGGGGCAGGTGATGGAGGCGCTGGAGCTGTTCCGGCGGTTCTGGCGCTCCGGCGCCCGAGCCGACGCCCACGTCCTGTCCAGCATCGTCGGCGTGCTCGCGGACTTCGCGCTGGTCGAGCAGGGCAGGCAGGTGCACTGCTACGGCGTCAAGAGCCCGGCCGGGACGGACGTGTCCGCGGGAAACTCCATCGTTGACATGTACCTCAAGTGCGGACTGCCCGACGAGGCGGAACGGATGTTCCGGGAGATCCCGGCGAGGAACGTCGTCTCGTGGACGACGATGATCAATGGCCTCGGGAAGCACGGGCTTGGCCGTGAAGCCGTCGCCATGTTCGAGGAAATGCGAGCAGGAGGCGTGGAGCCCGACGAGGTGACCTACCTGGCGCTGCTGTCGGCGTGCAGCCACGCCGGTCTCGTCGACGAGTGCCGCCGATATTTCTCTTGCATCCGGCGGGACCGGACGGTGAGGCCGAAAGCGGAGCACTACGCTTGCATGGTCGACCTCCTCGGCCGCGCCGGGGAGCTCAGGGAGGCCAGGGACCTCATCCGgacgatgccgatggagccgaCCGTTGGCGTATGGCAGACGCTCCTGAGCGCGTGCAGGGTGCACAAGGACGTCGCCGTTGGCAGGGAGGCAGGCGACGTCCTCCTGGCTATCGACGGCGACAACCCGGTGAACTACGTCACGCTGTCCAACGTCTTCGCGGAGGCGGGGGCGTGGCGCGAGTGCCACAAGGTGAGGGACGCCATGAGGCGCAGGGGGCTCAAGAAGCAGGGCGGGTGCAGCTGGGTGGAGATCGGCAAGGAGGTGCACTTCTtctacggcggcggcgacgaggagGCGCACCCGCAGGCGGGCGACATCCGGCGCGTCCTGAGGGACGTGGAGACGAGGGTGCGGGAGCAGCTCGGGTACTGCGCCGACGACGTGCAGTTCGCGCTGCACGACGTCGACGAGGAGTCCCGCGCGGAGAGCCTGCGGGCGCACAGCGAGAGGCTCGCCGTCGGGCTGTGGCTGCTGCGCAACGgcgtggacggcggcggcggcgggcacaGACAGCCGATCAGGGTGTACAAGAACCTGCGGGTGTGCGGGGACTGCCACGAGTTCTTCAAGGGGCTGTCGGCGGTCGTGAGGAGGGCGCTGGTAGTCAGAGACGCCAACAGGTTCCACAGGTTTGAGCATGGCACCTGCTCGTGCAAGGACTACTGGTGA
- the LOC8055458 gene encoding 3-isopropylmalate dehydrogenase 2, chloroplastic gives MAAALQATPLKTLAISRRRVGVAGVRQRPMVASFRCSAAARSYNITLLPGDGIGPEVVAVAKDVLSLAGALEGVELRFQEKLVGGSALDATGVPLPDETLDAAKGSDAILLGAIGGYKWDNNEKHLKPETGLLQLRAGLGVFANLRPAAVLPQLVDASTLKKEVAEGVDIMVVRELTGGIYFGKPRGFGTNDKGEDIGFNTEVYSASEIDRIARVAFEVARKRRGKLCSVDKANVLEASMLWRKRVTALASEFPDIELSHMYVDNAAMQLVRNPKQFDTIVTNNIFGDILSDEASMITGSIGMLPSASVGESGPGLFEPIHGSAPDIAGQDKANPLATILSAAMLLRYGLGEENAAKRIEAAVTATLNHGFRTGDIYSPGTTLVGCKQMGEEVLKTVESLKEVAAVN, from the exons ATGGCGGCGGCTCTGCAAGCCACGCCGCTCAAAACCCTAGCCATCTCCCGCCGGCGCGTCGGCGTCGCGGGGGTGCGGCAGCGGCCGATGGTGGCGAGCTTCCGGTGCTCCGCGGCGGCGCGGAGCTACAACATCACGCTCCTCCCCGGGGACGGCATCGGCCCGGAGGTGGTCGCCGTCGCCAAGGACGTGCTCTCCCTCGCCGGCGCCCTCGAAG GCGTCGAGCTCCGGTTCCAGGAGAAGCTGGTGGGCGGCTCCGCGCTGGACGCCACCGGCGTGCCTCTCCCCGACGAGACGCTCGACGCGGCCAAGGGTTCCGACGCCATCCTCCTCGGTGCCATTGGAGG CTATAAGTGGGATAACAATGAGAAGCACCTCAAGCCTGAGACCGGCCTGCTGCAGCTCCGTGCTGGACTCGGGGTTTTTGCCAATCTGCGACCAGCTGCAGTGTTGCCGCAG TTGGTAGACGCATCCActctgaagaaagaggtagctgAAGGTGTTGACATCATGGTTGTCAGAGAGCTTACTGGAG GCATCTACTTCGGCAAACCCAGGGGTTTTGGAACAAATGACAAGGGAGAGGATATTGGCTTCAACACAGAAGTTTATTCAGCTTCTGAG ATTGATCGTATTGCACGTGTTGCATTTGAGGTTGCTCGCAAGAGAAGAGGGAAACTATGCTCAGTTGACAAAGCAAATGTGCTGGAG GCATCCATGCTTTGGAGGAAAAGGGTGACTGCACTAGCTTCTGAATTCCCTGACATTGAGCTCTCACACATGTATGTTGATAATGCTGCGATGCAGCTTGTTAGGAATCCTAAGCAG TTTGACACAATTGTCACAAACAATATTTTTGGTGACATATTATCTGATGAAGCATCAATGATTACGGGAAGCATTGGAATGCTTCCATCTGCCAGTGTTGGTGAATCG GGACCTGGTCTTTTTGAACCTATTCATGGCTCTGCCCCTGATATTGCTGGACAG GACAAGGCCAATCCATTAGCTACAATTCTTAGTGCAGCGATGCTATTGCGATATGGCCTAGGAGAAGAAAATGCTGCAAAGAGAATTGAAGCTGCAGTTACAGCAACACTGAACCATGGGTTCCGAACCGGGGACATATATTCTCCTGGAACA ACATTGGTTGGATGCAAGCAGATGGGGGAAGAAGTCTTGAAGACAGTTGAGTCGCTAAAGGAAGTGGCTGCTGTAAACTGA